The window acacacataaatatatatatatatatatatatatatatatatatatatatatatatatatatatatatatatattatttaaaataacatCGTTATTTGAAAACTTAGATGAGCGAGTatgtgaaatgaaaaaaaaaagagataaagtacaaaaaattaaataatttaacgtTGATTGCATCACAACTGAAATGAGAACCTAGGAAACATACTTTCTCCGTCCCAACTTATGTGACTTTTTTTTTAGTCAGCCACCTTTCTATATTTGGTAATAATTCAACTTTAGATTTTCTTTTTACCCttccttaatgagatgatttctagccACACAAGTTTCTATGATTTGTTTTagatcacaaatttcaaaagtcattctttatttcataaacttcatgtccagtcaaacactttcatataaattgggacgAAGGGAGTATAATTTATGTGAGGAAAATAAATGATAAGCTAGATTATTAGATATACTTACGTGACTAACTAATGAATAGAGGAATATAATTCAGTAAGAACGTAAAATAAGATtgacaaaaaaatattttgattatATTAATTAGAGTAAGAAATTGTgttaataaaaattaatatgaaaataaataaatactttatcaaaaaataatatgaaaataaagaaataaatttatcaataataagaaataattatataaataatatactatATAGAGAGAAATAGTAATTTTGGGGCCCTTAAATTCTTGGGGCTTAAAGCAAGTGCTTCTAGGGTCTGGTACATTATTAGACCTTTTGAATAACAGCCAAGAAGATCTCATGAAAATTGAACATTTTCGCAGCGAAGATGTAAAATAGATATTCGGCATTATATGGCAATGAAAGTTGAGCACTGTGCACGAGGGTTGTATTGTCCCGAGCAGCCAGCAACTATTGTACATCAATTTTTAATCCCTTTGCACCTGTGTTTTACTTCCTTAATAGTTGTACCAAATAAGAAGAAGCCAAGGATTTATAGTTTCTTTAAAGGCAAAAACCGTGAACTTTAGCTCCTCTTTGTACTTGATACACTGTTGAACCATCTATTTACAACTGGAAGATTTCAGGATCCAACATTGcattgaattttttcttttagATTAAATATGTTAGAGTTGTCATAGAAGTACAATCTCTATTAGGCTAGCAAATTATAGAAAGCCTCGTATGTGCATGATTGGATTATGATGCATAGACAAGAATTTGGTCAAATCATATACTTTGAGAGATGAAAACCAGAAGACAAGTCGAAGAAACACAATAATTACCTAAAGACAAATAAAAGACACACAAGAGTTACCTACTCCCAGTTGATCTAACCATGACTTACTAGTCTTAGAAGTGACAAGGAACGATAGCAGCACAAACATTCCCATCTTATTGCATGTTTGAGCAACTGAACAAGGGAAAGGGCCATTTCTTCTGGGGCTTTGAAGCAGCGCCAGTTATATTAAAGCAGGGTCAGATTTCTGGAAAAACTTATCAGAAAAAACCAGGATCCAAGTCTTTGTCATTCAAGAGACCATCCGTTAAATCCAATTTCAAAAACAACTGCAAACGACGCTATTAACTCCGTGAGGGTCTTTATCCAGTTTTAGGGGGTCACATCACTCTCTTTAGTTATCCATATCAAGCGAGCTCATCCGGAAAGAGCTTGACTCTCGGGTTTATTTGGTCACCCCTAAGCTTTTGGCTCCCAGATTCCAACTTGTCATTAAAAATACTCCATCCCAAAATTCTGTATCCTAACTTGATGGGATATAAGTATCAGAGATAttaattgaaatttaatttaaaaggaAACAAGACTTAAATTGGCGATACATTAAACTTTTTTCTAAATTTGAGCATTAATTAGTATCGAAAGTAATTTTGGTGTTACCAATTTGGTAATGCATCATTACATGTACCAATtgaagagagatagagagagtttTTTCCTTCTGAAAGTACACGTTTTagaaataataaatgatgaaAAGTAGGACAATCTTCTAAAAACATACCAGACAAACCAGATCCTATTAGCATATGATTACATACATAATTCAATAGCGTTAGTCTAGAGAGCGGACATCAAGTACATTAGAGGAAATGGGTGAATAAATTATTTCAATGAAAGTAACACCTCAATCCATGTCAACCTCCTTTGGCTTCAGTtacaacacccccccccccccaaacccaaaAGAAACTTGAATATGAAGTCCAGCAGCCTCTATGCAATCACAGAAAAGTTAAAAAAGCAAGTTTAACATGCCAGAAATAATTAGATACCAAGGAGAGAAAACAAAAAAGATGCCAAAAACAAATCGAGGAAGGGTGACTTACAGTATTACGCGAACTAATCATCCAGGATCCTGATTTTGATGGAGGAGATAGCTGAGAAGATGGCCTCTGGCCTTATTTATTGCAGCAAAACATAGGCACAAATGCTCCTCAAAACCCAGCAGCTCTTCCAGAAAATTGCTATGTTTCCCGTGAAGTTGCTTCACTACCTCCTGGATCGGGTACCGGTCTTTTCCTCTCTCTAGCGCAAAGCGCACAAGGCGCTTGTAGTATTCCACTGCATCATATAATCGGCCTACCAAGCAATTTACTGTTTCTAAGTGATTGTGGAGGAAAAAGATCCCCTTTGTTGCATCATCGAACTGCACCAGATGGACTAGTTCTTTTTTTGCCAGTTTTGAAGGGAAGAAAGCAGGGCATATTGGGGCTGCAACAAGGGCGACAAAAGCATGAGTAGCTATAGCAACAGCTGATATGACCACTCCAACAGTAGCTGCAACTAAACATACGACTGAGCCTCTGGTAGCATGGCGGAGAAGTTGGACCTTTGAACGTGACTTGCGTAAAAGAAGGTCGAGCTCACTCTTTAGCTGGAAGTAGCAATGACGCATATCATCGAAGTTATGGGTGTCATGTCCAGGAAAGGGATTGGTGAGGCTGTCAAATTGGAGGAAGATGTCAAACGCCCAATCACATTGAGCTTGCGAAAGGGAATGTCCAGCAGACTCCATGTCCAGGGGAAGGACATCGAGAAGCTTATGAATAGGGGCATACAAAACTCGAGCTTGGTTTACACTTTGAGAGAAAAGGATACAGATACGAGTGGTTTGCTCACTATCGTCAAAGTACTTAGCAATAAGTTGGTTTAGGGCATCTGGTTTTATATGCAAAAGTGCCTCTTGGACACACTCATGACTTGGTTTAAGGACATCGTCTAATTGCAGCGGCTCCTCCTGGAACTCAACTTGTGCTACCTCCACACTAAGGTCAGAATGGACCTCATGGTGGACCTTGGACCATATCTCGCCATAGGAAGAAGTTTGAACAGCAAGGGTATATGCTCGTGATAGGTTAACGGTAGGTGAAGGTTGGGAACTTGCTGTGTTATCCTCAACTAAGCCACCTGCAGTTTATTCACACAGATTTTAAGCTATCAGAATCTCCTACGAGGGAAACTGGAAACTGCTAAAGCTTCACTCAAGCCACATACTTCAATTTTATGCCAATGGAACCATCAAACTTTGGAATATGAAGCAAAGAGTTCAGTTACCGTCAACAATAAAAGAGAAAGGAAATTGTATGCCATACAAATAATTTCTAGGGGATGCACAGGTTTATCATGAGTTTTGTCAGAAAAAGATACAAAAGTCTTATGGGATGAAAGAAATTATTTCTTGTGTTACTATCCCCGACCGTTAACACCTCGCCCTTAAGAAAGCAAGGAAACATGCATCTAACTGTTGCCAACACCATCAGCTCATCAAGTAGCAAGCAAAAAATTGACTTTAGGGGTCCTTATTTCTCCAAAAGTTGTACAAACTGGGAAAGAGTGTCATAATATCACAACATCAAGCATCAGATCTTATTCCCAGCAGCTACCTTGAAGAAAGTAATCAActgctatgttgctcggactctccaaaagtgttgccgcacccgtgtcggatccttcaaaaatgcactaaatttggaggatccgacacgcacccaacaacatttttgaagagtccgagTAACACAGATCAACTGAagattcaacttttttttttttggataaattAGAATTTCATTAATACGACACCAAGATGGCGTCCAAAACTATGTAGAagatattctaaacatatttgatACTTTTTCAAAAGGACCATCATATGGAGAACCTACATTTCTACTCATCTATCCCACATCCGCCTCACTCAATCCCTTATCTGCCCATTCTAGTCCATACAAGAGAGATTTCTCATCCATAGATATCCAGAAGTTCTGGTTAACCCAATGCAGTTTACAAGTATCAGACTACATATTGCCCCCAATGTTGCCATGTGCAACACACTATCTTATATGCATGAggcttttattcattttaacaacTGTAATGCTTCAAGCTGCACAATTTTCAGTTAGGGGTCCAAAACAGAACCGGCCCAAGTGACTTACAGGAAAAAGAAATACCCTTGGCCAAAGTGTAATTGCCCCTTTTGTACTCTTACTACATCAAAATTCATAAACATACCTTCCAAAGCTGGAGGTGAGCTGCCAGTTGTTGCTGTTAATGATAAATGCCGCAGACAATGCAGCATTTGTATCCACGGTATAGTACTGGGCACACAGCATAAACAGGAATCATTTGCTGATGACAGGCAGGAAAATTCAATCAAAGAGCCAATGTGCAAGCATAATCTCCAAGAGCAAGCTATAACACGACAGAACAAAAAGCGTGATATAAGTACTGAATGATGGAAAAAGCAATAAGTGAGCACGGAAAAGTTTTCCATGAAAGTAGATGAACGCGAAGGAACCTTGATAAAATTTATAAAGAACCTTTGCTTAACTAGCAGGTGAAATAAACATGATTTTTCAACCATGGCATTAGTACTGATGACAAAATTGTTTCAGAAAAGAACTTGTCCACACTGTCAAGACAACATAATTTCTGGTCAACGTGCCCTACACAAACAGGCAAGTCCATCTGCTTTACTCAGCCGTAAATCATTGCAAAAAATTAGTCAATAAGATATTTGGATGCAGTAGCTAGCATTTCTGTTTTATAAGTATAAGTGGGCTACACTAGTGATTATAGGTCTGGACATTTTTATAAAAGAGCAAAGCTGTTTATGAATAGTGCAAAATTCGCGTAATGTCAGGTTATCTTATCAAGATACTTATAACTACtttgatcttgttcttgagctggTAACCACTAAGCACTACAATAGTAAATCACTAAATTGAACATATAATCACCAAGCACTGGTTATTGATAGAGGGGAAGATGGCAGAGTTACTCAAGAAGCTCAAAGCTTAAGAATACACATTATAATTGCAGCCTTGCAGGTCAGGCAGGGAAATGGAGAACTCCATCATAGCTTCTCAAGAGTCACAAAGAAGGCGATGAGGAGATGGCTCTCTTAGTAACTACTGAAGGTAACATTCCACAGCCTCTCTTAGTTTGGACATATTAATCAATCTCATGAACAAGTATTTTCTAAGAAATCAACACATAGTTCAGTGATTTTAATGATACAAAAATagttcttcaaaaaaaaaaaaatgatacaaaaaatagttttgtgaCTTATACTGTACAACAGGTAAAGTTGACGGACGGCTAATTTCCATTTCATCCTAAACTAGCAGCAACACCACAtttctctccccccccccccccaacctcCTCCTTGTTTATTCTTCTTCCCTAATAATTGCTCAGCAAATTATTGAGGTGCAATCAAGTCCTCCTAGCCTCAACATAttacttttttcttttactatttttttagttGCATTCCCCACATAAAATGTAGAAACTGTAACAATAAGCCTTATTATGCTTTACAACAATTTCCAGTAATTACTTAACATACCACACATTCCCAATGAATCGCATAATAATCCCAGCCCCCAACTCAAAATTTGAAATTAGCATTACTGCAAAAATTAGAACTTCTATAGCTTTTCTAACAAAGAGGATAAAAGCACGagtttatttataaaacaagagaaaataaaaggaaagaacaaaTATTTACCCAAAAATTTACCAAAAGCTTTAATCTTCTTGTACAAGCTGTTTGAGTCGGGCTTTGATATAATCTTTTCGGGCCTTAACGCGGGCTTGTTGAGGGGCAATATTGGAAAAGGAAAGATAGGCACCGGCGGTGATGAGGATAGCACCGGCGGTGACGCCGCAGAGAGTGAGTTTGAGCTGCTTGGGGGTTGGTGGGTAGGaccaaaataccatttttctttGGAGTGTATGTGTATTTAAAGGGGAGGAAGGAAAAGGGGAAGAAGAGTAGTGAAAGAAAGGGGAAGTGGTAGAGTCTCCACAGAAACATTTGTCGATTGACTTGTCAATCTGACTCTTGCTACTTGCTAGGGAAGAAACAGaaattaaaatgaaaaagaaaaaaagaaattccTACCAAAAGGAATTCCTAGAAAAAGTATTAccctcatttgttagttttaggGATGTTTATAGTttaattttattgaaattaaacCAAATCAATCTTTTTGATTTcgtggattttatatatatatttttaatttcttattagcatatgaaaaacatatttaata is drawn from Nicotiana tabacum cultivar K326 chromosome 9, ASM71507v2, whole genome shotgun sequence and contains these coding sequences:
- the LOC107783621 gene encoding UPF0496 protein At3g19330, which translates into the protein MLHCLRHLSLTATTGSSPPALEGGLVEDNTASSQPSPTVNLSRAYTLAVQTSSYGEIWSKVHHEVHSDLSVEVAQVEFQEEPLQLDDVLKPSHECVQEALLHIKPDALNQLIAKYFDDSEQTTRICILFSQSVNQARVLYAPIHKLLDVLPLDMESAGHSLSQAQCDWAFDIFLQFDSLTNPFPGHDTHNFDDMRHCYFQLKSELDLLLRKSRSKVQLLRHATRGSVVCLVAATVGVVISAVAIATHAFVALVAAPICPAFFPSKLAKKELVHLVQFDDATKGIFFLHNHLETVNCLVGRLYDAVEYYKRLVRFALERGKDRYPIQEVVKQLHGKHSNFLEELLGFEEHLCLCFAAINKARGHLLSYLLHQNQDPG